In Heteronotia binoei isolate CCM8104 ecotype False Entrance Well chromosome 5, APGP_CSIRO_Hbin_v1, whole genome shotgun sequence, the DNA window ccttcaagaacatcagagaactcacacaggtgagaaaccatttgaatgctcagattgtggaaaaAGGTTCAGTCGGAGTGGTGGACTTCAACGGCATCAAAgatctcacacaggggagaaaccttttgagtgctcagagtgtggaaagagattcagtcagagtggtggacttcaacagcatcaaagatctcacacaggagagaaaccttttgaatgctcagagtgtggaaagagattcagtctgagttccaatcttcaacggcatcaaagaTCCCACACAGGTGataaaccgtttgaatgctcagagtgtggaaagagattcagtcagagtggcagtcttcaacggcatcaaagatctcacacaggagagaaaccttttgaatgctcagaatgtggaaagagattcagtgagagtggcagtcttcaccaacatcagagaacccacagaggcgagaaactttttgaatgttcagagtgtaggAAGAGATTTGGTACAAGTAGTCATCTTCAagtgcatcagagaatccacacaggggaaaaaccttttgaatgctcagagtgtgggaagagatttagtctgagtggcactcttcagtatcatctaagaacccacagaggggagaaaccttttgagtgctcagagtgtggaaagagattcagtcagagtggccatcttcaaaaacatcagagaacccacacaggagagaaaccatttgactgctcagagtgtggaaagagattcagtcagagttccagtcttcagcggcatcagagaatccacacaggagagaaaccttttgaatgctcagagtgtggtaagagattcagtatgagtggcagtcttcaaaagcatcagagaatccacacaggggagaaaccttttgaatgctcagtgtgtggaatgAGATTCAagcagagtggccatcttcaatacCATGaaagaagccacacaggggagaaatgttttgaatgctcagaatgtgggaaaagaTTGAGTAGACGTActcatcttcaaagtcatcaaagaatccacacaggggagaaaccatttgaatgctcagaatgtggaaagagattcactgagaGAGGCCATCTTCAAAaacatcagaggacccacacaggggagaaaccttttgaatgctcagagtgtggaagaaGATTCAGTATGAGTTCCAGTCTTCAgcggcatcagagaatccacacaggagagaaaccttttgaatgctcagagtgtggtaagagattcagtcagagtggcagtcttcaaaagcatcagagaatccacacaggggagaaaccttttgaatgctcagtgtgtggaatgAGATTCAagcagagtggccatcttcaatacCATGAAAGAAGCCACACGGGAGAAatgttttgaatgctcagaatgtgggaaaagattcagtagACGTGctcatcttcaaagtcatcaaagaatccacacagaggagaaaccatttgaatgctcagaatgtggaaagagattcagtgagagtggcactcttcaacagcatcagagaacccacacaggtgagaaaccttgtgaatgctcagcgtgtggaaagagattcagtagcaatggccatcttcaagagcatGAAAGAAGCCACACaatggagaaaccttttgaatgctcagaatgtggaaagagattcagtcagactAGCACTCTTcgacagcatcagagaacccacacaggggaaaaaccatttgaatgcttcgagtgtggaaagagattcggtcggagtggccatcttcaacggcatcaaagaatgcacacagggaagaaaccatttgaatgctcagagtgtggaaagagtttccTTCATACTGGCAATCTTCAAAACCAcgaaagaacccacacaggggaataACTCTTTGAATGCTgagtgtgtgggaagagattcagtgagaggtgGAATTTTCCACTGCATCAATAACCCACATCAGAGAGAAACCATTAGAATGTGAAAAGAGATTCTGTCTAAATTCCAGCTGTTGAAGGATTGTCATTGTTaagaagaagacaatattgaattcatatcccaccctacactctgaatctcagaacagcttacaatctcctttaactcccccccctCAACAAATACCTGTGACGTaggtgcgactgagagagctctcccaggagctgccctttcaaggacagctctgcgagagctactgctgacccaaggccattccagcaactgccagtggaggagtggggaattaaacccggttctcccagataagagtgcacgcacttaaccattacacctaaCTGGCTCCACAGGTTTAATGTTATTAGTCATTCAGAAATCACATTGCTATCTCCTCTACAGCAAGCATTAGTCAACAGGTACAATATAAGTGTTAAATTGTAGTATGTTCTAGTACAGAGTTTAAGTCTCACATGCAAATATAGTGTATTCTTTGGTGTGTTATATACTGTGTAATTGACATGATATATTGCTCTGTTGCAAATGCTAGAGAGGTTATACATAAAGAAGGCTTGAACACAGAGTCAATAATTTTTTGAAGAGCGGTTTATTTGATCCATGGTGTGTTTTGTTAAAACTTGTACCCTGGTTGCTGTTGTGGTTGTACACAGACGACAGTGACAGGCTCACCCTCAGAACACTTGTGCTGTGTCCACCAGCGAGGTCTATGCCCTGCATGGGACCCTCCCCCAAAGATCAGGGTGTTCTTCTTGGCACCCTCACCCACAGCTCATGCTGGTGCGCAGGGGTGACCTTGCCAGCCTCAGTGTGATCCCAAACCCCACACAAGgcacccccccccttcaaaaaacccCCCAGTACTTCCTTCAACACAACGGTCTGGTTAGCCAATGGCACAGAAATGTGCACTGTCAACAACTTCAGATAGAGTTTGTCCAGTGCCCTCATTCATCTCACAAGTCCCCTAGTGTCCAATGCATGGAGACTTCTTCAAAATAtttctgttgcccctccccactgCAAGAACATTTTATGGGGCTGGAGCTTGGCCGACCGGCTGCACCGTGTATTGACAGTGGCCGAGGGATTTTAGGGCCGCAGAAGCTGTGGGCCTGACTTGGGTGTTCTTGTCCGTGGCATCTTTGAAGGTTTTCCTGTCCATTCTAGTCTGTTCCAGCCTGCACTCCTATCACCTCTCCTCAGCCCCCAGGATCAATTCTGCATGATGCAGTGTGGAACTCTGATTTTCACGCTCGCACTGGCAATCCAAGTGGAGACATTTCATCCAGAAGCGCTATAGACTAACAGGGCAGTGggaagcatcccagtgcctaacaatcttaaacccttcctccttacagcattgtctcatccacacattgagactcctaatttgtgcctttctctccagcCGTGTGCATGGAGCAGGTggtacttctgagaaggctaccttggaggtcctggccttgagtctcctgcctagcagcctaaatttttcctccaggacctcacgactgcatttccccacatcgttggtgccaacatgcaccacaaccactggctcctccccagcactgtctatcagcctatctactacagcgtaatgtccgctaccatatggtcagtacgcggtttcgccacccagctgtctacttgcctagggatcgaatcaccaactaccaaaccccccctccctccctgcccagggatggttccttggcgcgaaaggatacgcgctcaccaactgaagaagaggtcccttctgagggtgccttccccttgtcctcagcacggtgccctgttccctctcgaccctcacgctctctggcagcaacggggctgccacgttcagagcggggctcatctactacgcccccgagagtcttctccaagtgcctaactgactgtctctgcttcttcaagtcagtcacctcggcctcaagggtacaaacttgttccctgaggaccaggagctccttgcatcgagcacacacccaagacttctgcccAGTTACAAGCTAATATATTTCCCCACATACAATACATGagaagaggcactcttgacagtgAGAAGAATGAGGTGAGCCCAAAGTGAACCAACCAATACAGAAGAAGTATTCTTTCTGCCTGGCTCCTTTGAGATACTGGACGACGTTTCAGGCATCAGGGTTTTGTCCCTCTGAGAGGGAGACGGTtggtaagaagaagacgacattggattgatatcccgccatccactcggaatctcagagtctcagagcggctcacaatctcctttatcttcctcccccacaacagacaccctgtgaggtgggtggggcggagagggctctcacagcagctgccctttcaaggacaactcctgccaaagctatggctgacccaatgccattccagcaggtgcaagtggaggagtggggaatcaaacccggttctcccagataagagagctctggctgacccaaggccattccagcaggtgcaagcggaggagtggggaatcaaaccccgttctcccagataagagagctctggctgacccaaggccattccagcaggtgcaagcggaggagtggggaatcaaacccggttctcccagataagagagctctggctgacccaaggccattccagcaggtgcaagtggaggagtggggaatcaaacccggttctcccagataagagagctctggctgacccaaggccattccagcaggtgcaagtggaggagtggggaatcaaacccggttctcccagataagagagctctggctgacccaaggccattccagcaggtgcaagtggaggagtggggaatcaaacccggttctcccagataagagagctctggctgactcaaggtcattctagcagctgcaagcagaggagtgggggatcaaaccaggttctcccagataagagagctctggctgacccaaggccattccagcaggtgcaagtggaggagtggggaatcaaacccggttctcccagataagagagctctggctgacccaaggccattccagcaggtgcaagtggaggagtggggaatcaaacccggttctcccagataagagagctctggctgacccaaggccattccagcaggtgcaagtggaggagtggggaatcaaacccggttctcccagataagagagctctggctgactcaaggtcattctagcagctgcaagcagaggagtgggggatcaaaccaggttctcccagataagagagctctggctgacccaaggccattccagcaggtgcaagtggaggagtggggaatcaaacccggttctcccagataagagagctctggctgacccaaggccattccagcaggtgcaagtggaggagtggggaatcaaacccggttctcccagataagagagctctggctgacccaaggccattccagcaggtgcaagtggaggagtggggaatcaaacccggttctcccagataagagagctctggctgactcaaggtcattctagcagctgcaagcagaggagtgggggatcaaaccaggttctcccagataagagagctctggctgacccaagcccattccagcaggtgcaagtggaggagtggggaatcaaacccggttctcccagataagagtccgcacacttaaccactgcaccaaattggctctccagtttTATGGTGTCAGATATCTGTGGGGGTTCAGAGGTCAGGCTCAAACTGTTATCATTGTCATTCCTATTGCTAGCCCGCCTCTCCCAGGGGCTGGAGGTGGATGCAGGTATGatgaacatgtggacaaaggagacccgatagatgttgtttaccttgactttcagaaagcttttgataaagttcctcatcaaaggctccttagaaagcttgagaatcatggagtaaaaggacaggtcctcttgtggatcaaaaactggctgagtaataggaagcagagagtgagtataaatgggcagtcttcgcagtggaggacggtaagcagtggggtgccacagggctcggtactgggtcccatgctctttaacttgttcataaatgatttagagttgggagtgagcagtgaagtggccaagtttgcggatgacactaaattgttcagggtggtgagaaccagagaggattgtgaggaactccaaagggatctgttgaggctgggtgagtgggcgtcaacgtggcagatgcggttcaatgtggccaagtgcaaagtaatgcacattggggctaagaatcccagctacaaatacaagttgatggggtgtgaactggcagagactgatcaagagagatcttggggtagtggatgttatactgaaaatttggtgcctctacctcaaagaacagctctcccagagccccagatacccacggatcaattctccattattttctatgggaacaagTCTCCATACGGAActtcagagttccc includes these proteins:
- the LOC132571400 gene encoding oocyte zinc finger protein XlCOF6-like, which codes for MWATSVKIEAAFPEAEGASLEQGQKRAQAVERAQGALSCGTGSGEMLLSRLLFRGVETAAAPAAQGPFSLEEVSVSLSEAEWALLDPGQRALYREVMLENYGIVASLAEDGQRNEEGEELHLQLPDRVNNEVIRGNNRDKSTPNRKKDSCLVKESYGRKRKIHFPKHNVMKTSKTIQFGKYFKYRSQFPVKQRIHRGEKPSECGKKFNQSRNLQQHRICKDDNRFECSECGKRLSSNGHLQVHQRTHTGEKPNECSECGKRFSSNGHLQVHQRTHTGEKPNECSECGKRFSSNGHLQEHQRTHTGEKPFECSDCGKRFSRSGGLQRHQRSHTGEKPFECSECGKRFSQSGGLQQHQRSHTGEKPFECSECGKRFSLSSNLQRHQRSHTGDKPFECSECGKRFSQSGSLQRHQRSHTGEKPFECSECGKRFSESGSLHQHQRTHRGEKPFECSECGKRFSLSGTLQYHLRTHRGEKPFECSECGKRFSQSGHLQKHQRTHTGEKPFDCSECGKRFSQSSSLQRHQRIHTGEKPFECSECGKRFSMSGSLQKHQRIHTGEKPFECSVCGMRFKQSGHLQYHERSHTGEKCFECSECGKRLSRRTHLQSHQRIHTGEKPFECSECGKRFTERGHLQKHQRTHTGEKPFECSECGRRFSMSSSLQRHQRIHTGEKPFECSECGKRFSQSGSLQKHQRIHTGEKPFECSVCGMRFKQSGHLQYHERSHTGEMF